In Parasphingorhabdus halotolerans, a single window of DNA contains:
- a CDS encoding Ppx/GppA phosphatase family protein: protein MADEISPSPQRNQGRGSAGTPGLKHAATHIDRRQNPPSAASNITKNNGRWPKLRSYAAIDLGTNNCRLLVAKPSSDGFIVTDAFSRVVRLGEGLVETGKISSRAMDRAVAALSICADKLRRRNVTLARSVATEACRRASNGEKFIERVRKETGIALDVITAEEEARLAVLGCQILLEPGEGPALIFDIGGGSTELVLVDTMGSAPEIIDWLSAPWGVVSLTESEKFDTDSAGARAAAYAKMRAKVMESFAPFAARLPIDNPSDFRLLGTSGTVTTLASLHLKLPHYDRKVIDGLIVPTESMRDISAMLAACSPQERADIPCIGKERADLVVGGCAILDSILDIWPANRVGVADRGIREGILRSLMSSNERRSSL, encoded by the coding sequence ATGGCGGATGAAATATCCCCATCGCCGCAGAGAAACCAAGGTCGCGGGTCCGCAGGGACACCCGGTCTGAAGCATGCGGCGACACATATTGACCGGAGGCAAAATCCGCCTTCCGCTGCCTCTAACATTACCAAAAATAATGGCCGCTGGCCGAAATTGCGATCCTATGCGGCGATTGACCTGGGTACCAATAACTGCCGTCTTCTGGTTGCCAAACCTTCTTCCGATGGGTTTATCGTGACCGATGCTTTTTCGCGAGTGGTGCGACTGGGCGAGGGGTTGGTCGAAACAGGGAAGATCAGCAGCAGGGCCATGGACAGGGCGGTTGCGGCACTTTCCATTTGCGCTGATAAGTTACGGCGTCGTAATGTGACATTGGCGCGGTCGGTGGCGACTGAGGCCTGTCGACGTGCGAGCAACGGTGAAAAGTTCATTGAACGCGTGCGAAAGGAAACCGGCATTGCACTGGATGTCATCACCGCAGAAGAAGAGGCCCGCCTCGCCGTATTGGGCTGCCAGATTTTGTTGGAACCGGGTGAAGGTCCCGCGCTGATATTTGACATTGGTGGCGGATCAACCGAATTGGTACTCGTCGACACCATGGGCAGCGCTCCGGAAATCATCGATTGGCTGAGCGCGCCGTGGGGTGTTGTCTCACTCACGGAAAGCGAAAAATTTGACACAGATAGTGCTGGGGCGCGCGCGGCCGCTTATGCCAAGATGCGCGCCAAGGTCATGGAGAGCTTTGCGCCTTTTGCCGCACGCCTGCCAATAGATAATCCATCGGATTTCCGCTTGCTGGGAACCAGCGGGACCGTTACCACGCTGGCGAGCCTGCACCTGAAACTTCCCCATTATGATCGTAAAGTGATCGACGGTTTGATTGTGCCGACGGAATCGATGCGGGATATCAGTGCCATGCTGGCGGCATGTTCACCCCAGGAGCGCGCCGATATTCCATGCATAGGCAAAGAGCGGGCTGACCTGGTGGTCGGTGGATGCGCGATTTTGGATTCCATCCTCGATATCTGGCCGGCAAATCGCGTTGGCGTCGCAGACCGCGGCATAAGAGAGGGCATATTGCGCTCGCTCATGTCGTCCAACGAACGCAGGTCAAGCCTGTGA